From a region of the Actinopolymorpha singaporensis genome:
- a CDS encoding acyl-CoA thioesterase — translation MSRFVFRCPLRWSDMDAYGHVNNVVYLRYLEEARVAMFFEGARTAGVSTFEGELVVVRHEIDYRRPLVFGPEPIVVETWVTDIRNSSCSLRYEVRNDDLVYAEARSVLAAYDAKAGHARRLTDPERAWLEKFRDDAAPTG, via the coding sequence GTGAGTCGCTTCGTCTTCCGCTGCCCGCTGCGCTGGTCCGACATGGACGCGTACGGGCATGTGAACAACGTGGTCTACCTCCGCTACCTCGAGGAGGCGCGGGTCGCGATGTTCTTCGAGGGCGCGCGGACCGCCGGCGTGAGCACGTTCGAGGGAGAGCTGGTCGTCGTCCGGCACGAGATCGACTACCGCAGGCCGTTGGTGTTCGGGCCAGAGCCGATCGTCGTGGAGACCTGGGTGACCGACATCCGCAACTCGTCCTGCTCGCTGCGCTACGAGGTCAGGAACGACGATCTGGTCTACGCCGAGGCGCGCAGTGTGCTCGCCGCCTACGACGCTAAGGCCGGCCACGCTCGCCGGCTGACCGACCCCGAGCGCGCCTGGCTGGAGAAGTTCCGCGACGACGCCGCGCCGACGGGATGA
- a CDS encoding MarR family winged helix-turn-helix transcriptional regulator, whose protein sequence is MGSTKWLSAGQQRAWRAYLLGSAQLMERIDRDLRALGLSMPEYEILVRLSESPGRTLRMAELAQSVHHSRSRLTHTIARMEAAGLVEREACPSDRRGVLARLTEEGYARLVETAPHHVAGVRDGLIDLVSEDDLAALGRVFAAVSARNTAALAGKRRDRVGDAAPGCPDDGNDNGVADAGAPTTPQMSAAG, encoded by the coding sequence ATGGGATCAACGAAGTGGCTCAGCGCTGGGCAGCAGCGAGCCTGGCGCGCCTACCTCCTCGGTAGCGCGCAGTTGATGGAGCGCATCGACCGCGATCTGCGGGCCCTGGGGCTGTCGATGCCGGAGTACGAGATCTTGGTTCGGCTGTCGGAGTCACCGGGGCGCACGCTCCGGATGGCCGAACTCGCCCAATCCGTGCATCACTCACGAAGCCGGCTCACGCACACCATCGCGCGGATGGAGGCCGCCGGCCTGGTCGAGCGCGAAGCCTGCCCGTCCGACCGGCGAGGTGTCCTGGCTCGTCTCACGGAGGAGGGGTACGCCCGACTGGTGGAGACGGCCCCGCACCACGTCGCGGGCGTGCGGGACGGGCTGATCGACCTGGTGAGCGAGGACGACCTGGCTGCGCTCGGCCGGGTGTTCGCGGCAGTGAGCGCCCGCAACACGGCGGCGTTGGCAGGCAAGCGGCGTGACCGCGTCGGTGACGCCGCACCGGGGTGCCCGGACGACGGAAACGACAACGGGGTGGCGGATGCCGGCGCACCTACCACCCCGCAAATGTCGGCTGCAGGCTGA
- a CDS encoding YceI family protein, with translation MSTLTTPPELTAGTWTIDPVHSEVGFTVRHLMTKVRGSFRDFEGTLEIADDVAASKVNVQVQLASIDTGNQQRDDHVRSGDFFDIEKFPTMTFVSTGVRPHNDGFVLVGDLTIKDVTKQVELVGEYLGVDDDAYGNTRVGFDATTTINRKDFGVDANVPLGGEKFLIGNEIAVQLSVQAILQK, from the coding sequence ATGAGCACCCTGACGACCCCGCCCGAGCTGACCGCCGGCACCTGGACGATCGACCCGGTTCACTCCGAGGTCGGCTTCACGGTCCGTCACCTCATGACGAAGGTGCGTGGCTCGTTCCGCGACTTCGAGGGGACCCTCGAGATCGCCGACGACGTGGCCGCGTCCAAGGTCAACGTGCAGGTCCAGCTGGCTTCGATCGACACCGGAAACCAGCAGCGCGACGACCACGTTCGCTCCGGCGACTTCTTCGACATCGAGAAGTTCCCGACGATGACATTCGTGTCCACCGGCGTACGTCCGCACAACGACGGGTTCGTCCTCGTCGGCGACCTCACCATCAAGGACGTCACCAAGCAGGTCGAGCTGGTCGGCGAGTACCTCGGTGTCGACGACGACGCCTACGGCAACACCCGCGTGGGATTCGACGCCACCACGACCATCAACCGCAAGGACTTCGGCGTCGACGCCAACGTCCCGCTCGGCGGCGAGAAGTTCCTGATCGGCAACGAGATCGCCGTCCAGCTCTCGGTCCAGGCGATCCTGCAGAAGTAG
- a CDS encoding DUF1707 SHOCT-like domain-containing protein, with amino-acid sequence MSQLPEPIGPSHLRASDADRQRVAEVLRDAAGEGRLTLEELDERLEGVYAAKTYAELERFTSDLPGVGSTVEHPPRSAAAPAGADSRITGGVAGQSFSIAVLSGATRRGAWLVPPAYTAFAMMGGVQLDLREARFTQQETTIRAFAVMGGIEIVVPDDVTVIIDGVGIMGGFDGTSQHADPQDGRPIIRVTGFAFWGGIDVKQKRREGGGSQRAEVEPA; translated from the coding sequence GTGAGCCAGCTTCCCGAACCCATCGGCCCGAGCCATCTGCGGGCCTCGGACGCCGACCGGCAGCGTGTCGCCGAGGTCCTCCGCGACGCCGCCGGGGAGGGCCGCCTCACCCTGGAAGAACTCGACGAGCGACTCGAGGGCGTCTACGCGGCCAAGACCTATGCCGAGCTCGAACGCTTCACCAGCGACCTGCCCGGCGTGGGTTCGACCGTCGAGCACCCGCCCCGGTCGGCCGCCGCCCCCGCGGGAGCGGACTCCCGGATCACGGGTGGGGTCGCCGGCCAGTCGTTCTCGATCGCGGTGCTGTCGGGTGCCACCCGGCGCGGCGCCTGGCTGGTGCCGCCCGCCTACACCGCGTTCGCCATGATGGGCGGTGTCCAACTCGACCTGCGCGAGGCGCGGTTCACCCAGCAGGAGACGACGATCCGGGCCTTCGCGGTGATGGGCGGCATCGAGATCGTGGTCCCCGACGACGTCACGGTCATCATCGACGGCGTGGGGATCATGGGCGGCTTCGACGGCACCTCCCAGCACGCCGATCCGCAGGATGGCAGGCCCATCATCCGCGTCACCGGGTTCGCTTTCTGGGGCGGCATCGACGTGAAGCAGAAGCGTCGCGAGGGCGGTGGCTCTCAGCGCGCCGAGGTCGAGCCGGCATAG